In Candidatus Promineifilum breve, one genomic interval encodes:
- a CDS encoding hydroxymethylglutaryl-CoA reductase produces MALAIPSMLLKQLHTSGSLKNTEEGVEFAVKNRLSDTTLTGLSGLKFDGYEVPADAITIRLEDGATLTPAELAAAPLDFPLRRTLAIVSAIDPLPVGKHEIEVRFEARPFGKLKLKVDDSITETASKVVQIPRDTADDYGEAAIKARQQFVEEYSGAKLEHTAHYSFDPHMTAGNAENFTGVVQIPLGFAGPITIKGEHAKGDFIVPLATTEGTLIASYNRGMKILNLSGGVTCTVIGDAMQRAPVFVFDTAREARHFVSWVEANLGEVREAAEATSSIAKLQYIDYYLAAKLAYLRFNYSTGDAAGQNMVGRATFAACSWILDQYDGIRHFYLESNLATDKKASQVNIMHTRGKRVVAECTIKRDVLIQHMRVEPENLFYHAGIANVGAILSGANNNGLHSANGITAMFIATGQDVANVAESSAGIIYTELTPDKDLYLSITIPSLIIATYGGGTGLATQQECLRVLGCVGKGKVNKLAEIIAGVVLAGEISLAAAISSSDWVSSHEKYGRNR; encoded by the coding sequence ATGGCGTTAGCGATCCCCAGCATGTTGTTGAAACAATTACACACTTCCGGCAGCCTGAAGAACACCGAGGAGGGCGTGGAGTTCGCCGTGAAGAACCGGCTGAGCGATACCACGCTGACCGGGCTGAGCGGGCTGAAGTTCGACGGCTACGAAGTGCCGGCCGACGCCATCACCATCCGGCTGGAGGACGGCGCGACGCTGACCCCGGCCGAGTTGGCCGCCGCGCCGCTCGACTTCCCCCTGCGCCGGACGCTGGCGATCGTCTCCGCCATCGACCCGCTGCCCGTCGGCAAGCACGAGATCGAGGTGCGCTTCGAGGCTCGGCCGTTCGGCAAGCTGAAGCTGAAGGTCGATGACAGCATCACCGAGACGGCGTCGAAAGTCGTCCAGATTCCGCGCGACACGGCCGACGACTACGGCGAGGCGGCCATCAAGGCCCGCCAACAGTTCGTCGAGGAGTACAGCGGGGCCAAACTGGAGCACACCGCCCACTACTCCTTCGACCCCCACATGACCGCCGGCAACGCCGAGAACTTCACCGGCGTGGTCCAGATTCCGCTGGGTTTCGCCGGGCCGATCACCATCAAGGGGGAGCACGCCAAGGGCGACTTCATCGTCCCCCTAGCCACGACCGAGGGCACGCTCATCGCCAGCTACAACCGGGGCATGAAGATCCTCAACCTGTCGGGCGGGGTGACGTGCACGGTCATCGGCGACGCCATGCAGCGCGCGCCGGTCTTCGTCTTCGACACGGCCCGCGAGGCGCGCCATTTCGTGTCGTGGGTGGAGGCCAATCTGGGCGAGGTGCGCGAGGCGGCCGAGGCCACCAGCAGCATCGCCAAGCTGCAATACATCGATTACTACCTGGCCGCCAAGCTGGCCTATCTGCGCTTCAACTACAGCACGGGGGACGCCGCCGGGCAGAACATGGTCGGCCGGGCCACCTTCGCCGCCTGTAGCTGGATTCTAGACCAGTACGACGGCATTCGCCATTTCTATCTGGAGAGCAATCTGGCGACGGACAAGAAGGCGTCGCAGGTCAACATCATGCACACCCGCGGCAAGCGCGTCGTGGCCGAGTGCACCATCAAGCGCGACGTGCTCATCCAGCACATGCGCGTGGAGCCGGAGAACCTGTTTTACCATGCCGGCATCGCCAACGTGGGGGCCATCCTGAGCGGGGCCAACAACAACGGCCTGCATTCGGCCAACGGCATCACGGCCATGTTCATCGCCACCGGGCAGGACGTGGCCAACGTGGCCGAGTCGAGCGCGGGCATCATCTACACCGAACTGACGCCCGACAAAGACCTCTACCTGTCGATCACCATCCCCTCGCTAATCATCGCCACCTACGGCGGCGGCACGGGGCTGGCGACGCAACAGGAGTGCCTGCGCGTGCTGGGCTGCGTGGGCAAGGGCAAGGTCAACAAACTGGCCGAGATCATCGCCGGGGTGGTGCTGGCCGGGGAGATCTCGCTGGCGGCGGCGATTTCGTCGTCGGATTGGGTTAGTAGCCACGAGAAATACGGGCGCAATCGATAG
- a CDS encoding type I restriction-modification system subunit M, whose protein sequence is MESTQLNWIAGFIWSIADDVLRDVYTRGKYRDIILPMTVIRRLDAVLEPTKDAVRSMKTQLDTAGVTNQEAALRHAAGQAFYNASPFTLKDLKSRARTHQLKSDFEAYLDGFSSNVQDILLKFKFHNQIQTLVEADILGSLIEKFLDPAINLSPEPVRGANGDIRVPALDNHAMGTLFEELIRRFNEENNEEAGEHFTPRDVVRLMADLIFLPIADKIQSGTYLVYDGACGTGGMLTVAEGRLSELAAAHGNDVSIHLYGQEVNPETYAITKADLLLKGEGEEAENFTLGSTLSQDGFPGREFDFMLSNPPYGKSWKTDLERMGGKADLRDPRFMINHNGDGEFSLLTRSSDGQLMFLANMLSKMKQATPLGSRIAEVHNGSSLFTGDAGQGESNVRQWIIENDWLEAIIALPLNMFYNTGIATYIWVLGNRKPAHRQGKVQLIDATSWYRSLRKNLGKKNCELAPEDIGRIVETFLAFAETEQSKIFPNAAFGYHKVTVERPLRLRDIDPERAYTTKEIKGLLAEGRRAGGSDDEGLPVIRKIHKPGTAADPLRGLFLLPSPSGRGAGGEGRVVEYEPDPDKRDTEQIPLLEPITADAEDGVEAFIRREVLPYAPDAWIDASKTKIGYEISFTRHFYKPPQLRTLEEIRADIEALERETEGLLDEILVEVEQ, encoded by the coding sequence ATGGAGTCTACTCAGCTAAATTGGATCGCCGGCTTCATCTGGAGTATTGCCGATGATGTCCTGCGCGACGTCTACACCCGCGGCAAGTATCGCGACATCATCTTGCCCATGACCGTCATCCGCCGCCTGGATGCCGTATTGGAGCCGACCAAGGATGCCGTCCGATCGATGAAGACACAACTCGATACGGCCGGAGTCACCAACCAGGAAGCCGCGTTACGCCACGCTGCGGGCCAGGCTTTCTACAATGCCTCGCCTTTTACGTTGAAGGACCTGAAATCACGCGCCAGGACTCACCAACTCAAGTCCGATTTCGAAGCCTATCTCGACGGTTTCTCATCCAACGTCCAGGATATCCTGCTCAAGTTCAAATTCCACAACCAGATCCAGACCCTGGTGGAGGCCGACATCCTCGGCAGCCTGATCGAGAAATTCCTAGACCCGGCCATCAACCTCAGCCCAGAGCCGGTGCGCGGGGCCAACGGCGACATCCGCGTCCCGGCGCTGGATAACCACGCGATGGGCACGCTGTTCGAGGAGTTGATCCGCCGCTTCAACGAGGAAAACAACGAGGAGGCGGGCGAGCACTTCACGCCGCGCGACGTGGTGCGCCTGATGGCCGACCTCATCTTCCTGCCCATCGCCGACAAAATTCAATCGGGAACCTACCTGGTTTACGACGGCGCGTGCGGCACGGGCGGCATGTTGACCGTGGCTGAGGGGCGGCTGAGCGAATTGGCCGCCGCGCACGGTAATGACGTGTCTATCCACCTCTACGGCCAAGAGGTGAACCCGGAAACCTACGCCATTACCAAGGCCGATTTGCTGCTGAAGGGCGAGGGCGAGGAGGCCGAGAACTTCACCCTCGGCTCGACGCTGTCGCAGGATGGCTTCCCCGGCCGCGAATTCGACTTCATGCTCTCTAACCCGCCCTACGGCAAAAGCTGGAAGACTGACCTGGAGCGCATGGGCGGCAAGGCCGACTTGCGAGACCCACGCTTCATGATCAACCACAACGGCGACGGCGAGTTTAGCCTGCTCACCCGCTCGTCCGACGGCCAACTGATGTTCCTGGCCAACATGCTGTCGAAGATGAAGCAAGCCACGCCGCTGGGCAGCCGCATCGCCGAGGTGCATAATGGCTCGTCGCTCTTCACCGGCGACGCCGGGCAGGGGGAGAGCAATGTCCGGCAGTGGATCATCGAAAACGACTGGCTGGAGGCGATCATCGCCCTGCCGCTGAACATGTTCTACAACACCGGCATCGCCACCTACATCTGGGTGTTAGGCAACCGCAAGCCGGCCCACCGGCAGGGCAAGGTGCAGCTGATCGACGCCACCAGCTGGTATCGCTCGCTGCGCAAGAATTTGGGCAAGAAAAATTGCGAGCTGGCCCCGGAAGACATCGGCCGTATTGTCGAGACCTTCCTGGCCTTCGCGGAGACGGAACAGTCGAAGATTTTCCCCAATGCCGCCTTTGGCTACCACAAGGTCACGGTCGAGCGGCCGTTGCGGCTGCGGGACATCGACCCGGAACGAGCCTATACGACGAAGGAGATCAAGGGCCTGCTGGCTGAGGGGCGGCGCGCCGGCGGCAGCGACGACGAGGGGCTGCCGGTCATCCGCAAAATCCACAAGCCGGGCACGGCCGCCGACCCACTGCGCGGTCTGTTCTTGCTCCCCTCGCCTTCCGGGAGAGGGGCCGGGGGAGAGGGGCGCGTGGTCGAATACGAACCTGACCCCGATAAGCGCGACACGGAGCAAATCCCGCTGCTGGAGCCGATTACCGCGGATGCCGAAGACGGCGTCGAGGCTTTTATCCGCCGCGAGGTGCTGCCCTACGCCCCCGACGCCTGGATCGACGCGTCCAAGACGAAGATCGGCTATGAGATCTCCTTCACCCGCCACTTCTACAAGCCCCCGCAACTGCGGACGCTGGAAGAAATCCGCGCCGATATTGAGGCACTGGAACGGGAGACGGAGGGGTTGTTGGATGAGATTTTAGTGGAGGTTGAGCAATAA
- a CDS encoding DUF262 domain-containing protein, with the protein MGEIRGDGRTVRDLLDDKKYAIDYYQRDYKWETKHIIELIEDLSVKFLEDYKPSHPRTEVGKYGHYFLGSIIISRKENTSYIVDGQQRLTSLTLLLIFLRNLQQEREDQVNVDGLIYSEKYGVKSFNIAVDEHEREAAMKALFERESYTINGASVSDSVRNLIARYQDIVENFPEELSDKALPYFIDWLLENVHLVEITAFSDNDAYTIFETMNDRGLSLSPTDMLKGYLLAYIDDDRQTIEANNLWKKHVQALGEFSKDAPADSIKAWLRSQYAEKIRETKKGALPEDFDLIATEFHRWVRDNRKSLGLQASDDFVNFIKRDFDFYARQYLDLLKASQTLVPGLERVYYNAQHGFTLQYMLLLAPLKPGDKLETIRRKVGLVAHYLDILLTWRLWNYRSIVYSTMRNAIFVTTKEIRGLESDELAVRLHEKLAAETETFASNERLGMHQQNRWYLHRILARMTAYIEVQSGEPSHYLEYVNPATKNRYEVEHIWADKPDRHVKEFPNPADFYEQRNRIGGLLLLPRKFNASYGDLSYEKKLKNYFSQNLLARSLHAHCYDHNPGFLQFIQRSGLPFRAYDHFCKADMDERQLLYRLLAEQVWNPADLLPDGNSA; encoded by the coding sequence ATGGGCGAGATAAGAGGCGACGGTCGCACGGTTCGTGACTTGCTGGATGATAAGAAATATGCCATCGACTACTACCAGCGTGATTACAAGTGGGAAACCAAGCACATCATCGAACTGATTGAGGATCTGTCCGTCAAATTCCTTGAGGATTACAAACCTTCTCACCCTCGCACGGAAGTGGGGAAATATGGCCACTACTTCCTGGGATCGATCATCATCAGCCGCAAGGAAAACACGAGTTACATTGTTGATGGTCAGCAGCGCCTGACTAGTCTGACGCTGTTGCTCATCTTCCTGCGCAATCTTCAGCAAGAACGTGAGGATCAGGTCAATGTTGATGGGTTAATTTATTCCGAAAAGTATGGGGTCAAGTCTTTCAACATCGCCGTGGATGAACACGAACGCGAAGCAGCCATGAAGGCATTGTTCGAGCGGGAGTCTTACACGATCAACGGCGCTTCGGTCTCGGATTCCGTCCGCAACCTCATCGCTCGCTACCAGGATATCGTAGAGAATTTCCCGGAGGAATTGTCAGACAAGGCCTTGCCTTATTTTATCGACTGGTTGTTAGAAAACGTCCATCTGGTCGAGATCACCGCCTTCTCGGATAATGATGCTTACACCATATTCGAAACAATGAACGATCGCGGTCTTTCTCTTAGCCCGACCGACATGCTCAAGGGTTATTTGTTGGCCTATATCGACGATGACCGGCAAACGATCGAGGCCAATAATCTATGGAAAAAACATGTACAGGCGTTGGGTGAGTTCAGTAAGGATGCGCCGGCAGACAGTATCAAAGCCTGGTTGCGCAGTCAGTATGCCGAGAAGATAAGAGAGACCAAGAAAGGCGCACTCCCGGAAGATTTCGATCTGATCGCGACCGAGTTTCATCGGTGGGTGCGCGACAACCGCAAGTCCTTGGGGCTGCAAGCCAGCGATGACTTTGTCAATTTCATTAAACGGGACTTTGATTTCTACGCTCGCCAATATTTGGATTTGCTGAAAGCTTCCCAGACCCTCGTGCCCGGCTTGGAGCGTGTTTATTACAACGCTCAACACGGTTTTACTTTGCAGTATATGTTGCTGCTGGCGCCGCTAAAACCGGGTGATAAATTGGAAACCATTCGCCGGAAAGTGGGCCTCGTAGCGCATTACCTCGATATTCTGCTCACGTGGCGGTTGTGGAACTACCGCAGCATCGTCTATTCCACCATGCGCAATGCGATTTTTGTCACGACAAAAGAAATTCGCGGCCTGGAATCGGACGAGTTGGCTGTCAGGCTGCACGAGAAGTTGGCGGCCGAGACGGAGACGTTTGCCTCAAATGAGCGGCTGGGGATGCACCAGCAAAACCGCTGGTACCTGCATCGCATCCTGGCCCGGATGACGGCCTACATCGAGGTCCAGTCCGGCGAACCGTCGCATTATCTGGAGTATGTCAACCCCGCCACAAAAAATCGTTATGAAGTGGAGCACATCTGGGCCGACAAACCGGACCGACATGTGAAAGAATTTCCGAATCCGGCCGACTTTTACGAACAACGGAACCGGATTGGCGGCTTGTTGCTGTTGCCGCGCAAGTTCAACGCCAGCTATGGCGATTTGTCCTATGAAAAGAAGCTAAAGAATTATTTCAGCCAGAATCTGCTGGCCCGCAGCCTGCACGCCCATTGCTACGATCACAACCCCGGCTTTTTACAGTTTATCCAACGGTCAGGGCTGCCGTTCCGAGCCTACGATCACTTCTGTAAGGCTGACATGGACGAGCGCCAGCTGCTTTACCGGTTGCTGGCTGAGCAGGTCTGGAATCCCGCTGACCTGTTGCCGGATGGCAACTCCGCATGA